DNA sequence from the Candidatus Rhabdochlamydia sp. T3358 genome:
AATCTCCTTTTGGTCTCTCTTTGTTTATGCGCTCTGCTTTAGCTAAACAACATGGATGTGCTGCTGAATCAGGGTTGATGGTGCACTCTTTGTTTGAGGAGTTATTAGAGAAAACAAAACAGCCTACTTATTTAACAGGGTTAATTGATAAGTATTTCCTAAGCAACCCTCATAGTGTTCGTCTGGTTATGATACCAGATCCTCATCTAGCAGAAGAAGAGAGAAATCAAGAGTTAAGACGACTGAAAAAAACCCAGCAAGAGCTATCTAAGGAACAAATCAAGGAAATTCAAAAACAAACAAGAGATCTAGCTCTGTATCAAAAGCAAACAGAAGCCCAAGCCCTAGATTGCCTGCCAAAAATATCTTTAAACGATATCCCTACCTCTATTCGTGATTTTCCTCTGCAAGTCATTTGCTCAAAAAACTTAACCATCTATCATCACGACTGCTTTACTAATCACATCTTGTACGTAGACCTGCTTTTTGATCTACCCACGATTGAAGAAGAAGATCTGCCCTATGTACATTTATTAACCTCTATTTTATCTGAATTAGGAAGTGGAAATAGAGATTATAGAGAGAATCTAGAATATATGCAGGCTCATACAGGAGGGCTGAGCGCCTCTTGCTCCTTGTATCCTCAAGCTTTAGATCCAAAAGTACTGCGTCCCTCTTTTAATCTACGATCAAAGTGCTTATATCGCAAAGCAGAGCAATTATTTGCCTTGATGCAGGATCTACTTTTAACTCCTCGATTTGATGAGATTAAGCGAATTGAAGAGCTCATTTTACAAATCTACACGTCCTTGCTCAATCGATTAAATCGACAGGCAATGCGCTACGCTACTCATTTAGCTGTTAGTGGTTTTTCCACAGCTACGCATATCAATGAAGCTTGGTATGGATTGCGTTACTTCAAAACCCTACAAGCTATCTGTCAAGATCTACCAACCAATCTTCCTAAGGTAATTGATCGCTTAAAAGCTCTAAAAGAAAAAATTTTTACTTTTAATGAACCTCATTTGATATTGAGTTGTTCTTATGAGATGTTAGAAGAACTAGAAAGCAAAAATTATTTCAATCTCAATCAGTTACCCACTCTTAAAACAAATCCTTGGCGATTTGAAACGCCTTTAATTTTACCTTCTTCTCAGATTCGTTTGATCTCCTCGCAGGTTGCATTCAATGTAGAAGCATTTTCTACCATTTCTTACATTCATCCCTATGCGGCTGCTTTGATGATTGCTTCGGTTTTGTTTGAACATAAGACTCTACACCCAAGGATTCGAGAACAAGGCGGAGCATATGGTGCTAGTGCAACATTTAGCTCTAAAATGGGACATTTTTATTTTCTCTCCTATCGAGATCCTCATATCTATGGCACGAGAAATCATTTCCACGAAGCGGTTGATCAAATCTGCAAGGGGAAAATTTCTGCGCAAGAATTAGAAGAGGCAAAACTTACCATTTTACAAGATTTAGACTCTCCTGTCTCACCAGAAAATAGAGCTCTTATAGCCTATGGGTGTCTTCGCAGTCAAAAAACAAAAGAAATGCGTCAAGAGTTCCGAGAATCTCTTCTTAATGCAACAATCAATGATGTAAAATACATCGTGGAAAAAGAATTAAAGCCCAAACTTGCCCAAGGAATATTTATTTCCTTTGCCAATCAAGAGCTAATCAACAATGAAAATGTTGGTTTGCAAAATCCTCTGCCTGTTTTCCCTATTTAAATACATAATTTACAAAAATAAGTTGTAAAATAAAAAATATAATTGATATATTTAGCCGTTTCTTATCAAGAAAAAAAAGAAAACAGTAGTTAAATAAATCAAAGAAGATAAGTAAATTTTGTTAAATAGGCTCTTTATGCAAGTATTTTTTTTCCTTATTTTAAGTATCTTTTGCTTAAATAACACCTATGCTGCTTATCCTTTTCCTTCTAAACACCATAAAATCTCAGATAAAAAAGCTGCCAATTTTTTTACCGAGATTGTAACTGCCTCTGTTCCTGCTGTTGTATTCATTCAAGTAAAACTAACCCCATCTTCTAGCTGGATTAGTTCTTTGTGGGGAAATAACGAAGAAAGAGCTTACATTGGTTCAGGATTCTTAATTACCGAAGACGGATATATTATAACCAATGAGCATGTAATTCAAGGTGCAGATGTAATTACTGTTACACTAAGTAATCAATTACAATTCGATGGTGTCGTAATAGGAGCAGATC
Encoded proteins:
- a CDS encoding insulinase family protein; translation: MYTFCKTLTRPGEKHGDFIVTKYLVIDELHCVLRELMHVPTGAVVMHIENDDPENLFCLSFKTLPYNSNGVAHILEHTVLCGSSKYPVKDPFFAMGRRSLNTFMNALTGADFTCYPAASQVEKDFYNLLDVYLDAVFHPELKRMSFLQEGHRLELINPKKPEEGLHIKGIVYNEMKGSLSSVDTRMWHAMMALLLPDLPYAFNSGGDPEEIPLLTYEQLIAFHSLYYQPARCLFFFYGNLPLQKHLDFIAEKTLNQASSSPATCLVRQKRFDAPKFSTMRYPIEASETSSRRAVITFGFLTAPIIEQEDVLALSVLDVILMETDASLLKRALLESQLCISATGFISMEMSEVPYLLVCKGTEEKDADELERVLVNTLKKIVIDGIPEHLIDAAIHQLELSRLEIGGDQSPFGLSLFMRSALAKQHGCAAESGLMVHSLFEELLEKTKQPTYLTGLIDKYFLSNPHSVRLVMIPDPHLAEEERNQELRRLKKTQQELSKEQIKEIQKQTRDLALYQKQTEAQALDCLPKISLNDIPTSIRDFPLQVICSKNLTIYHHDCFTNHILYVDLLFDLPTIEEEDLPYVHLLTSILSELGSGNRDYRENLEYMQAHTGGLSASCSLYPQALDPKVLRPSFNLRSKCLYRKAEQLFALMQDLLLTPRFDEIKRIEELILQIYTSLLNRLNRQAMRYATHLAVSGFSTATHINEAWYGLRYFKTLQAICQDLPTNLPKVIDRLKALKEKIFTFNEPHLILSCSYEMLEELESKNYFNLNQLPTLKTNPWRFETPLILPSSQIRLISSQVAFNVEAFSTISYIHPYAAALMIASVLFEHKTLHPRIREQGGAYGASATFSSKMGHFYFLSYRDPHIYGTRNHFHEAVDQICKGKISAQELEEAKLTILQDLDSPVSPENRALIAYGCLRSQKTKEMRQEFRESLLNATINDVKYIVEKELKPKLAQGIFISFANQELINNENVGLQNPLPVFPI